The following proteins come from a genomic window of Miscanthus floridulus cultivar M001 chromosome 2, ASM1932011v1, whole genome shotgun sequence:
- the LOC136539847 gene encoding E3 ubiquitin-protein ligase DIS1-like, translating to MMATTVYIDDSCSEVIDPPKTEVLDVAELPGDHTQHPPKPNVVVSSSVRELLECPVCLSAMYPPIHQCSNGHTLCSGCKPRVHNRCPTCRHELGNIRCLALEKVAASLEVPCKHQSFGCSGIYPYYSKLKHESQCQYRPYSCPYAGSECTVAGDIPYLVNHLKDDHKVDMHNGCTFNHRYVKPNPHEVENATWMLTVFSCFGQYFCLHFEAFQLGMSPVYIAFLRFMGDDTEAKNYSYSLDVGGTGRKMIWQGVPRSIRDSHRKVRDSYDGLIIQRNIALFFSGGDRKELKLRVTGRIWKEQ from the exons ATGATGGCCACAACTGTTTATATTGATGATTCCTGTTCGGAGGTTATTGATCCCCCAAAGACTGAGGTACTGGATGTTGCTGAACTCCCCGGTGACCATACTCAGCACCCACCCAAACCGAATGTGGTGGTGTCTAGCAGTGTGCGTGAACTTCTGGAATGTCCAGTCTGCTTGAGTGCCATGTATCCTCCTATTCATCAG TGCTCTAATGGTCATACCTTGTGTTCCGGATGCAAACCAAGGGTTCATAATCGTTGCCCAACCTGTAGGCATGAACTTGGTAACATAAGGTGCCTTGCTCTCGAGAAGGTGGCTGCATCTCTTGAAGTTCCATGCAAGCACCAGAGCTTTGGGTGCTCAGGCATTTATCCTTACTACAGCAAGCTGAAGCATGAGTCACAGTGCCAATATAGGCCTTATAGTTGTCCAtatgctggatctgaatgcacagTTGCTGGTGACATTCCATATTTGGTAAATCACTTGAAAGATGACCACAAAGTTGACATGCACAATGGCTGTACCTTCAACCATCGCTATGTAAAGCCAAACCCTCATGAAGTTGAGAATGCTACCTGGATGCTTACG GTTTTCAGCTGCTTTGGCCAGTACTTCTGCTTACACTTTGAAGCCTTTCAGTTGGGCATGTCACCTGTCTACATCGCCTTCCTGAGGTTCATGGGAGATGACACAGAAGCAAAGAACTACAGCTACAGCCTGGATGTAGGGGGCACCGGGCGCAAGATGATCTGGCAGGGGGTGCCCCGGAGCATCAGAGACAGTCACCGGAAGGTCCGGGATAGCTACGACGGGCTCATCATCCAGAGGAACATAGCCCTGTTCTTCTCGGGCGGTGACAGGAAGGAGCTCAAGCTGCGTGTCACTGGGAGAATCTGGAAGGAACAATAA